A single genomic interval of Stieleria maiorica harbors:
- a CDS encoding DUF6797 domain-containing protein, with amino-acid sequence MAHRRAPLAILLCIAVIAECFAETPTNLRDENLVAWCIVPFDAKKRGPAERAEMVRRLGLRRVAYDWRAEHVPTFEEEILQYKKHGLEYFAFWGSHDDAFRLFEKHDMHPQIWQMLRPVEGQSQTDRVKAAASQLLPLVRRTGKLGSKLGLYNHGGWGGEPENMIAVCDYLREHHNADHVGIVYNLHHGHGHIDDFAEVLESLKPYLLCLNINGMTRNGDQRGQKILPLGEGEYDVQLLAAIRHSGYEGPIGILGHTQDDVELRLRDNLDGLHWLLPQIDGQPAGPKPKLRTHSPQQPPPPRPSSIEGTLLDGSSAYRQPPITVQCRVTLPDSNGYNILVASDPKRSGDHWEIFSNNGTGNFTAYLPGMQPDHVHSDAMICDGKPHTVTMVYQPTRVRLLVDGKPVADQAIQSRGRDGVAGKLAIGRLVEGRIGCRGNIHWVRISKGVRTIPADPVIDVQEDDTTLLIWRGETTPPRDENNESQSRQTQPVSKTQHYSPELVSTLVDDALRSGDPQRGLQTFADANSACLSCHRIGQHGGSVGPELTSIGKQRKPEELVESVLWPKRHIPPEYLAHLVLDESGRTHQGYLVRQDDEEIVLRDPASDPPAETAIAIDEIVLQREVGTLMPDNLAGAMSDEDLSGLLKFLFDLGSDRGLAMGEMDLLLSHAQAHSHGPAEFPIDRQPLHPDDWPSWQHPVNRDRVYDFYAKQAEFFRGHPANPPLLAEYPGLDGGDQGHWGNQNDTTWANDRWNLTELGAVMCGVVRVGKTTIPRGVCVRVGDHGELATCFNPDTLTYEAVWRGGFVHFSSHRHGFLDGLKIDGELLPIPEQSKPDQPFRYQGFYRTGDRVVFAYRIGDQDFLDAPDVKDGRFVRVVAPADSHPLREQLHHAPTRWPETIETEIQLGSGTPYAVDTIGLPFDNPWNALMFCGGHAFLPDGSALVCTMQGDVWRVTGFQFPSKTSSWRRFASGLHHALGIVADEDGIFVLGRDQITRLHDLNGDFEADYHECFSNAYQTSAAGHDFICGLERDPDGNFYIASGNQGLMRLSPDGQRAETIATGFRNPDGLGLLPDGTVTVPASEGSWTPASMICAVDPDRTGPLNERAAIPHFGYRGPREGVTPELPLAYLPRSLDNSSGGQVFVDSDSWGPLSGQLLHFSFGRGSHFLVLRDRVGGQAQGAVVPLPGEFRSGAHRGRFHPVDGQLYVAGMQGWGSYTPEDGCFERVRYRGGAAQLPTGFHAHENGITISFSMPLDVAIAGDPGSHFAQAWNYRYGPGYGSPEFSTRHFGVRGHDNVHIQSAHVLPDRRTLFIELPDLQKVNQLHLALQSAPDQFHQLFVTVHELDEPLADFPGYVATRKTIAPHPIVADLAMATRSVPNPYQKKLAGARDITIETGTNLSYTMRTMRVSAGQPIALTLSNPDVVPHNWALAKPGTIDRVGELADRLISDPEAALRHYIPATTDVLAHTDVVLPGERFTIYFNAPSQKGHYPYLCTFPGHWKVMNGVMIVE; translated from the coding sequence ATGGCCCATCGACGTGCCCCCCTGGCGATCCTGCTGTGCATCGCCGTCATCGCAGAATGCTTTGCCGAAACGCCCACCAACCTGCGCGACGAAAACCTGGTCGCCTGGTGCATCGTGCCCTTCGACGCAAAAAAACGCGGGCCGGCCGAGCGCGCCGAAATGGTCCGGCGACTCGGGCTGCGCCGCGTCGCCTACGATTGGCGCGCCGAGCATGTACCGACGTTCGAAGAAGAGATCCTGCAATACAAGAAGCATGGGCTGGAGTACTTCGCGTTTTGGGGATCACACGACGACGCCTTTCGCCTGTTCGAAAAGCACGACATGCACCCCCAGATCTGGCAGATGTTGCGACCGGTCGAGGGGCAGAGCCAGACCGATCGTGTGAAAGCCGCCGCGTCACAGTTGCTGCCACTGGTCCGACGGACCGGCAAGCTGGGCAGCAAACTCGGGTTGTACAATCACGGCGGTTGGGGCGGCGAGCCGGAGAACATGATCGCCGTCTGTGACTACCTTCGCGAACATCACAACGCCGATCATGTCGGTATCGTCTACAACCTGCACCACGGTCACGGACACATCGACGATTTCGCCGAGGTGCTGGAATCATTGAAACCGTATTTGCTGTGCCTGAACATCAACGGCATGACACGCAACGGTGACCAACGCGGGCAGAAAATCCTGCCGCTGGGCGAAGGTGAATACGATGTCCAGCTCTTGGCCGCGATCCGTCATTCCGGTTACGAAGGCCCCATCGGTATTCTGGGGCACACGCAAGACGACGTGGAGCTTCGGCTGAGAGACAACCTGGACGGCTTGCATTGGTTGTTGCCGCAAATCGACGGTCAACCCGCCGGACCGAAGCCGAAGCTGCGCACCCATTCACCGCAACAACCGCCGCCACCGCGTCCCTCTTCAATCGAGGGAACACTCCTGGACGGCAGCTCCGCGTATCGTCAACCGCCGATCACGGTCCAGTGTCGCGTCACGCTGCCCGATTCCAATGGATACAACATCCTGGTTGCAAGCGATCCCAAGCGGTCGGGCGATCACTGGGAGATTTTTTCCAATAACGGCACCGGCAACTTCACCGCCTACTTGCCCGGCATGCAACCCGATCACGTCCACAGCGACGCGATGATCTGTGACGGCAAGCCCCACACCGTGACGATGGTTTATCAGCCGACCAGGGTACGTTTGCTGGTCGACGGCAAACCGGTGGCAGACCAGGCGATCCAGTCACGCGGTCGAGACGGCGTTGCCGGAAAGCTGGCGATCGGTCGGTTGGTCGAAGGGCGGATCGGGTGCCGCGGCAACATCCACTGGGTACGGATTTCGAAAGGCGTGAGAACGATTCCCGCCGACCCCGTCATCGATGTCCAGGAAGATGACACGACGCTGTTAATTTGGCGCGGCGAAACGACACCACCCCGCGATGAGAACAACGAATCGCAATCCCGCCAAACACAACCGGTTTCGAAGACTCAGCACTATTCCCCCGAGCTCGTGTCCACGTTGGTCGACGATGCCCTTCGCAGCGGCGATCCACAACGCGGATTGCAGACGTTCGCCGATGCCAATTCCGCCTGTCTGTCCTGCCATCGCATCGGGCAGCACGGAGGCAGCGTCGGTCCGGAGCTGACGTCGATCGGCAAGCAACGAAAGCCCGAAGAATTGGTCGAATCGGTGTTGTGGCCAAAGCGTCACATCCCACCAGAGTACTTGGCCCATCTGGTTCTGGATGAATCCGGCCGCACGCACCAAGGCTACCTGGTTCGCCAAGACGACGAAGAAATCGTGCTCCGCGATCCGGCCTCCGATCCGCCGGCCGAGACGGCGATCGCGATCGACGAGATCGTTTTACAACGCGAGGTCGGAACGTTAATGCCCGATAATCTGGCCGGTGCGATGTCCGACGAAGACCTGAGCGGATTGCTCAAGTTCTTGTTCGACTTGGGGTCCGATCGGGGGCTGGCGATGGGCGAGATGGATTTGCTGCTTTCCCACGCCCAAGCCCACTCGCACGGGCCGGCGGAGTTTCCGATCGATCGCCAGCCACTCCACCCGGACGATTGGCCGAGTTGGCAACACCCGGTCAACCGGGACCGCGTCTATGACTTTTACGCCAAGCAAGCGGAGTTTTTCCGCGGGCATCCGGCCAACCCGCCGCTGTTGGCGGAGTATCCGGGCCTGGATGGCGGCGACCAAGGCCACTGGGGCAACCAGAACGACACCACCTGGGCCAACGACCGATGGAACCTAACCGAACTCGGTGCGGTGATGTGCGGTGTGGTCCGCGTCGGCAAGACAACCATCCCCCGCGGCGTGTGCGTGCGTGTGGGCGATCACGGCGAACTGGCAACCTGTTTCAATCCCGACACGTTGACCTATGAGGCCGTGTGGCGCGGCGGATTTGTCCATTTTTCGTCGCACCGACACGGATTCCTGGACGGATTGAAGATCGACGGCGAACTGCTTCCCATACCCGAACAGTCCAAACCAGACCAGCCCTTTCGGTATCAAGGTTTCTATCGGACCGGGGATCGCGTCGTGTTCGCCTATCGCATCGGCGACCAGGACTTCTTGGACGCGCCGGATGTCAAAGACGGTCGCTTCGTTCGTGTCGTCGCCCCCGCGGATTCACACCCGCTGCGCGAGCAACTCCACCACGCTCCGACGCGTTGGCCAGAAACGATCGAGACCGAAATCCAACTCGGAAGCGGAACGCCCTATGCGGTGGACACGATCGGATTGCCGTTTGATAACCCATGGAACGCTTTGATGTTTTGCGGCGGGCACGCGTTTTTGCCCGACGGTTCGGCATTGGTTTGTACCATGCAAGGTGACGTCTGGCGGGTGACCGGTTTTCAATTCCCCTCGAAGACATCCTCGTGGCGGCGGTTCGCGTCCGGGCTGCACCACGCGTTGGGCATCGTGGCTGACGAAGACGGCATCTTCGTGTTGGGACGTGACCAGATCACTCGCCTGCATGATCTGAACGGGGACTTCGAAGCGGATTACCACGAATGTTTCAGCAACGCCTACCAGACTTCGGCCGCCGGACACGATTTCATCTGTGGACTGGAGCGTGATCCCGATGGCAACTTTTACATCGCGTCGGGCAATCAGGGCCTGATGCGTCTTTCACCCGACGGGCAGCGTGCCGAGACCATCGCGACCGGCTTTCGAAATCCCGATGGCTTGGGCCTGTTGCCCGATGGAACCGTGACCGTCCCGGCGTCCGAGGGTAGTTGGACACCCGCGTCGATGATTTGCGCGGTTGATCCTGATCGCACAGGGCCATTGAACGAACGTGCCGCGATCCCGCACTTCGGATACCGCGGCCCGCGCGAGGGCGTGACTCCGGAATTGCCGTTGGCGTATCTGCCGCGTTCCCTGGACAATTCCAGTGGCGGCCAAGTGTTCGTCGACAGCGACTCATGGGGACCGCTCTCGGGCCAATTGCTGCATTTTTCGTTCGGCAGGGGCTCGCATTTCCTGGTGCTGCGTGACCGGGTGGGCGGGCAAGCCCAAGGGGCCGTCGTGCCGCTACCGGGTGAATTCCGTTCGGGCGCACACCGCGGACGATTCCACCCGGTCGACGGTCAGTTGTACGTCGCCGGAATGCAGGGCTGGGGCAGCTACACACCCGAGGACGGCTGCTTCGAGCGCGTCCGATACCGTGGCGGTGCCGCCCAATTGCCGACCGGATTCCATGCCCATGAAAACGGAATCACGATCTCGTTTTCGATGCCGCTGGACGTCGCAATCGCGGGTGATCCCGGCAGCCATTTCGCACAAGCCTGGAATTATCGTTACGGTCCCGGTTACGGTTCGCCCGAGTTTTCGACGCGTCATTTCGGCGTCCGCGGCCACGACAACGTGCACATTCAATCCGCCCATGTTTTGCCGGATCGTCGAACACTGTTCATCGAATTACCCGACCTGCAAAAGGTCAATCAGCTACACCTCGCGCTGCAGTCAGCGCCCGACCAATTCCATCAATTGTTCGTCACCGTTCACGAACTGGATGAACCACTGGCAGACTTTCCCGGTTACGTGGCGACTCGAAAGACCATCGCGCCGCATCCGATTGTCGCCGACCTTGCCATGGCAACCCGAAGCGTGCCGAACCCGTATCAAAAGAAACTTGCCGGGGCACGTGACATCACCATCGAAACCGGAACCAATCTTTCCTACACGATGCGAACGATGCGGGTCAGTGCGGGTCAGCCGATCGCGTTGACGCTGTCTAACCCGGACGTGGTGCCGCACAACTGGGCGTTGGCTAAACCCGGAACCATCGATCGGGTGGGTGAGCTTGCCGACCGTTTGATTTCGGATCCTGAAGCGGCGCTTCGTCACTACATCCCAGCCACCACCGACGTGCTCGCCCACACCGACGTCGTACTACCGGGCGAGCGATTCACCATCTATTTCAACGCCCCATCTCAAAAGGGGCACTATCCCTACCTGTGCACGTTTCCGGGGCACTGGAAAGTCATGAACGGTGTGATGATTGTGGAGTAG
- a CDS encoding tetratricopeptide repeat protein: protein MFTVSCQCGQQVQVRPSKAGTTMQCQGCGGRFNVPSLGEMRRRQQRHETIDGQPIGPAEAPGDAQLSEIPSSFYVHFCGDVGSTGRISTTAIENYSGVVAHAVDTLIAQADSDDGFELMVSLALLPGATRLMQIETAPNGPGDSPGVDRHRGREGLVDRITRRIESIAIPDVQHGPVAFLMYRRVNLAPVTKIGIKPFSRYRNEIDKCGIDHALMRAAGLIEPSSDRTAPLVKWWNQGLSRLRSLVSKPASEQAPPLTPEQVFQETSAWIEHTEELYAGTSDAELKRLLRQSPSELALHVAAAARFANREAFENAISAYSDAIQLAPKCAPLLGRRGWYHYVVGNHQAALIDLNRAIQLVPSAAWFYLHRSQIYAGLEAWEQAQSDLDTAIGLAPREPAFRFRRAELHLSRDELAPAIDDLTPILQLDPHNGATHAMLGWLYQQDELHNESLALQHLTRAIELVPDAIAPRLHRSMLYMSQNKFELARDDCDSALRLQEDEGQAHALRGRILQMQSEFDEAIQACDRAMELGVETPAVFLTRGFCYAATDQRDLALADCHAVLDLEPKNPIALHLLGSLSLQQGELDAAMEALTEASRLAPQWTEPREQIALLHRMNENPQAAIDEQSALIEQQPEQPAHYVNRAFAHTQAGNHDDALNDYRRACELDPENEHIFFLRGCFLMDRQEDELALEDFNRALELSGVYDGARLRRAAVLMRLKRHDKALEDYEKLIEKYPDDPYAYSGRAYAHQMQGDESAAEADIDRLAEIAPEDAQEAAVQSLQAKVIRLEGLERYDDAIAVAEEIIDMAPDAAIGYRLRGWIRWYTEQHVEACDDYTRLLELSSDDPEPDLLSSRGQIYAEMGEWDNALADLDAAVQLSRTAGLHQVLAFSLNGRAFALAGLDRTPESDRDFEESVRLCPTNAWAPYNRGIVLYKRGQHDQAQTLLRLALQLDGPPLTQRKRQRAEAVLLRLATSQS, encoded by the coding sequence ATGTTTACCGTCTCCTGCCAATGTGGTCAGCAGGTCCAAGTTCGACCGTCAAAGGCAGGAACGACGATGCAGTGCCAGGGTTGTGGCGGACGGTTCAACGTTCCTTCGCTGGGTGAGATGAGACGCCGGCAACAACGCCACGAAACCATTGATGGCCAGCCGATCGGTCCGGCGGAAGCCCCCGGGGATGCCCAACTGTCCGAGATCCCGAGTTCTTTTTATGTGCATTTCTGTGGCGACGTCGGATCGACGGGACGCATTTCGACGACCGCCATCGAAAACTATTCCGGCGTCGTCGCTCACGCGGTCGACACACTGATCGCCCAAGCCGACTCGGACGACGGGTTTGAGCTGATGGTCTCCCTGGCGTTGCTCCCCGGCGCGACGCGGTTGATGCAGATCGAAACCGCCCCGAATGGGCCCGGCGATTCCCCCGGCGTCGACCGCCATCGCGGGCGCGAGGGTTTGGTTGATCGAATCACCCGACGCATCGAATCCATCGCGATCCCAGACGTCCAGCACGGTCCGGTCGCGTTCTTGATGTATCGCCGCGTCAATTTGGCTCCCGTCACCAAAATCGGGATCAAACCGTTCAGCCGGTATCGAAACGAGATCGATAAATGCGGCATTGACCATGCGTTGATGCGCGCCGCCGGCTTGATCGAACCTTCATCGGACCGAACCGCACCGCTGGTGAAATGGTGGAACCAGGGGCTCAGCCGTTTGCGATCGCTCGTTTCGAAACCCGCGTCCGAGCAGGCCCCACCACTGACGCCCGAGCAGGTGTTCCAGGAGACGAGTGCGTGGATCGAACACACCGAGGAACTCTACGCGGGCACTTCAGACGCCGAGCTGAAACGTTTGCTGCGTCAAAGCCCATCTGAACTGGCGCTGCACGTTGCCGCGGCGGCGCGATTTGCCAACCGCGAAGCGTTTGAAAACGCGATCAGCGCTTACTCCGATGCGATCCAACTGGCCCCCAAGTGTGCACCGCTGCTGGGCCGCCGCGGGTGGTACCATTACGTCGTAGGCAATCATCAAGCGGCGCTGATCGACCTGAATCGGGCGATCCAACTGGTCCCCTCGGCCGCCTGGTTCTACCTCCATCGCTCTCAGATCTACGCGGGGCTGGAGGCATGGGAGCAGGCCCAATCGGACTTGGACACGGCGATCGGATTGGCACCGCGCGAACCGGCGTTCCGATTCCGCCGCGCGGAACTGCACCTCAGCCGGGACGAACTGGCGCCCGCAATCGACGACCTCACGCCGATTCTTCAGCTCGATCCGCACAACGGCGCCACCCATGCCATGTTGGGATGGTTGTACCAGCAAGACGAGCTGCACAACGAATCGCTGGCGTTACAGCACTTGACCCGCGCGATCGAATTGGTGCCCGATGCGATCGCGCCACGGCTGCATCGCAGTATGTTGTACATGTCGCAAAACAAATTCGAACTGGCCCGCGACGATTGCGACAGCGCACTTCGCTTGCAAGAGGACGAAGGGCAGGCTCACGCTCTACGCGGTCGCATCCTGCAGATGCAAAGCGAGTTTGACGAGGCCATCCAGGCGTGTGATCGCGCCATGGAACTGGGCGTCGAAACCCCCGCCGTTTTCTTGACCCGCGGATTCTGTTACGCCGCCACCGACCAGCGCGATCTGGCCTTGGCGGATTGCCACGCGGTGCTGGATCTGGAGCCGAAAAATCCGATCGCGTTGCATTTGCTCGGATCACTCAGTCTGCAACAAGGCGAACTGGACGCCGCGATGGAAGCTCTGACCGAAGCGAGTCGGTTGGCGCCGCAGTGGACCGAACCTCGCGAACAAATCGCCTTGCTGCACCGCATGAACGAGAATCCCCAAGCGGCCATCGACGAACAATCCGCCTTGATCGAGCAACAACCCGAACAACCGGCCCATTACGTCAATCGGGCGTTCGCACACACGCAAGCCGGCAACCACGACGACGCATTGAACGATTACCGACGTGCGTGCGAGCTGGACCCGGAAAATGAACACATCTTCTTCCTGCGGGGATGCTTCTTGATGGACCGCCAGGAGGACGAACTGGCACTGGAAGATTTTAATCGGGCGTTGGAATTGTCGGGCGTGTACGACGGCGCTCGCCTGCGACGGGCCGCCGTGCTGATGCGACTCAAACGCCACGACAAAGCGCTCGAAGACTACGAGAAACTGATCGAAAAGTACCCCGACGATCCGTATGCCTATTCCGGCCGCGCCTACGCCCATCAAATGCAAGGTGACGAATCGGCCGCCGAAGCCGACATCGATCGACTCGCCGAAATCGCTCCCGAGGACGCTCAGGAAGCGGCCGTCCAATCGTTGCAAGCCAAAGTCATTCGGCTCGAAGGCCTGGAACGCTATGACGATGCGATCGCGGTCGCCGAAGAAATCATCGACATGGCCCCCGACGCGGCGATCGGCTATCGCTTGCGAGGATGGATCCGCTGGTACACCGAGCAGCACGTCGAAGCCTGTGACGACTACACGCGACTGTTGGAGCTGTCATCGGACGATCCGGAACCGGATCTGCTGAGTTCACGTGGCCAGATCTACGCGGAAATGGGGGAATGGGACAATGCGTTGGCGGACCTCGACGCCGCGGTCCAACTCAGCCGAACCGCAGGGTTACATCAAGTGCTCGCGTTTTCGCTCAACGGCCGGGCGTTTGCGTTGGCGGGGCTCGATCGCACGCCAGAATCCGACCGCGACTTCGAAGAATCCGTCCGCCTTTGCCCGACCAATGCGTGGGCTCCCTACAACCGTGGGATCGTGCTCTACAAGCGTGGCCAACACGATCAAGCCCAAACGCTGCTCCGGCTGGCTCTGCAGTTGGACGGTCCACCGCTGACCCAACGCAAACGCCAACGCGCCGAAGCCGTGCTCCTCCGATTGGCAACCAGCCAGTCGTGA
- a CDS encoding M20 family metallopeptidase yields MIDDDSPLAILNQLIRIPSQNPMGQDHRGPEWCEQGMSDWLCRFFAGHNIPHRYDQIEPGRGNVIARLDGDPDRPTLLLDAHQDTVPAAGMTIDPYQPLERDGRVYGRGACDVKGPMAAILSTVARLNREDPRSRANLILSLTCDEELGQIGARDLARRIDGGDALLSPKPDLAIVAEPTDLNVVVAHKGVLRWRIRTSGIAVHSSRPALGRNAIYGMARLIGGLERLAAELQTESAEHSPSTEHSPSAEHSPSAEHSLSAEHSLSAEHSLSAEHSLSAEHPLCGRPSLSVGTIRGGESVNIVPECCVIEIDRRVVPGESFDTILRQTQQALADRCGVEFEMLPPDTSCEPLVDGENDVLADSLVALAERVSGAAQVIGVAFTTQAPKFAELGIPTVVFGPGSIDQAHTKDEWIAIDSLNQGAEILYQFAKQRRW; encoded by the coding sequence TTGATTGACGATGATTCACCGCTGGCGATCTTGAACCAGTTGATTCGGATTCCGAGCCAAAACCCCATGGGACAGGACCACCGGGGACCGGAGTGGTGCGAACAGGGCATGAGCGACTGGCTGTGCCGTTTTTTCGCAGGTCACAACATACCTCATCGGTACGACCAGATCGAACCGGGCCGTGGAAACGTGATCGCAAGACTGGATGGCGATCCCGACCGCCCCACCTTGTTATTGGATGCCCATCAAGACACGGTCCCGGCGGCCGGCATGACGATCGATCCGTACCAGCCCCTGGAGCGAGACGGCCGGGTTTACGGGCGGGGAGCCTGTGACGTGAAAGGCCCGATGGCAGCGATCCTGTCCACCGTCGCACGTCTCAATCGCGAAGATCCCCGCTCGCGCGCCAATCTGATCCTCTCGTTGACCTGCGACGAAGAACTGGGTCAGATCGGCGCCCGCGATCTCGCCCGGCGCATCGATGGCGGTGATGCATTGCTTTCGCCGAAACCCGATCTGGCGATCGTGGCCGAACCGACGGACTTGAATGTCGTGGTCGCTCACAAGGGCGTCTTGAGGTGGCGGATCCGCACGTCCGGCATCGCCGTACACAGCAGTCGCCCGGCGCTCGGTCGCAACGCGATCTATGGCATGGCGCGACTGATCGGCGGCTTGGAGCGACTCGCCGCCGAACTGCAAACCGAGAGCGCCGAGCATTCACCGTCCACTGAGCATTCACCGTCCGCCGAGCATTCACCGTCCGCCGAACATTCACTGTCCGCTGAGCATTCACTGTCCGCTGAGCATTCACTGTCCGCTGAGCATTCACTGTCCGCCGAGCATCCACTGTGCGGTCGACCGTCCTTGAGCGTCGGGACGATTCGTGGGGGGGAAAGCGTGAACATTGTGCCGGAATGCTGTGTCATCGAAATCGACCGCCGAGTCGTCCCGGGAGAATCCTTCGACACGATCCTGCGGCAAACACAGCAGGCGCTCGCGGATCGTTGTGGCGTTGAGTTCGAGATGCTGCCGCCGGACACCAGTTGTGAGCCGCTGGTCGATGGCGAAAACGATGTGTTGGCCGATTCCTTGGTCGCGCTGGCCGAGCGGGTCAGCGGGGCTGCGCAAGTGATCGGGGTCGCCTTCACCACTCAGGCGCCGAAGTTCGCCGAACTGGGCATCCCCACCGTCGTTTTCGGTCCCGGATCGATCGACCAGGCCCATACCAAAGACGAATGGATCGCGATCGATTCGTTGAACCAGGGGGCGGAGATCCTGTATCAGTTTGCCAAGCAGCGGCGGTGGTAG